The Callospermophilus lateralis isolate mCalLat2 chromosome 4, mCalLat2.hap1, whole genome shotgun sequence genomic interval TACTACTTTTGTCatcaaaatcaataaaatatgacACTCCCTCATGTATAAAAAGCACGAGTGGCTTGCTTGTATTCTTTCAGTTCATAGAACTTAACTTACTCGCAGGCAAAACAACAAAGTGAGTAGTGGTGCTGTTATAAATGGGAAGGGAATGCATAAGGCCATTCTTAGGCTTTGTACATAAGGAGAGGTTTCACAGCAGTAGGTTGGTAATAATAGCAATTTCCTGAAGGAAGGACACCTTAAGTAGAGGAAACGGCATGTCCAGTGGTATTCATTTGTAGTATGAAATGGGGAACAACTGAAGTTGCAATAGGCTGGTTACAATGCTAGGAATAAATAATGAGGACTGTGTAATAGAAGGGTGCATAGAAGAATCTAAGCCATGggaaaagaagaaaggagaaagatGGATATTCAAGAAGAGGAAGTGTGTATTTACAGAAGTCTGGTTTCATTCATGTTTGACCCAAATTGGTAGAAAATCTAATTTCTATCAATTCTTGCCACTTCTTATGAAACAATAATCTGATCAATAAGGAGTCATATGTAGAAAAAAATGAAGCCATTATTTTATAGCAAACCACAGGACCTGAATCTTGGTATGGCCAAAAAACTTCACAGAAGCAGGAAGATAGTGATTTGGTATGGGAAGGCCCATTCTGTTTAGATTCAAAAATTGAAAGAGCCAGAATAACTTATGTAAATTATATTATtatgaaaagataaatatttgcatttcatcctttttttttttcaataggcAGGAGTCAAAGGAAAACTAGGAAGACTCCTGGGTATATTTGAGGTGAGTTACAAAAGTAATCCTCACCTTGCTGTTTATAGCATTTATTCCTTTTGAAGATCAGCAAGATAATCTGGCAGCAGGCTGAACCAGACATTCCTCTAACACTGTCTGTAGGCAAGGTAGTCATAAGGATTAGAAAAGGAGGAGGTAAGTAAAAGCCACTTCACCTTTTTTTATATACCACCCATTTTTATACAGCATTATTATGGTAGTAATTACCCCCATTGGCAGTATAGTAAAGTCAGTGCGTTTCCAGTCCTAGATATATGAGATACTAGAAACATGGGgacattattttttcaagataaTATTTAAGGATTAGTTCAGTCTTTAAGGTAAAACCATATAATTTTATTATGCTTTTAGGAAATTCAGAATTCCAGTTGTTCAGCACTAGTATACAGTAATTTTTAGATAAAGTCCTAAAAGCATAAGCATTCAGACTtttccagaattcagcacttgttTTACCCAGTTTCACAGCACCATCTCCTGGTTAAACTGGAAAAGATAAGATTTGTTTTCAGTAATTCAAATATCATAGTTCAAGTGACATTTGTCAATATGGTGACAGGTCTTTGAAGAAAGGTAACAGTATTGTTTTCCAAGTACTATTTAACAGAAAATGTCAATCAATACATCTTTTCccttagaaaataaaacagaatcgtTTTGCCCTTTTGCCCCAGTGATTTCAATGAATTTATGAATGTAGTGTAACCGATAAATATAACTTGCTAGGCatagaaataagaaaaacaattttaaaaaaataaaggaaaatagtactggggatgtggctcagtattagAGCAGTtgtctagcttgtgtgaggccctgggttttatcctcagcactggAAAGTagcaaatgatgatgatgatgatgatgaagagaaataatagtaataataaaaactAATAAGTGACTTACCATGTGTCTAATTTGCTGTTCATACTCCTTCCCAAAGACACAATAAACTGATTGGATTATTCAGGTTATTTGTGGTAGGAAAGAAATCGGGGCAATTATTTAAAGTCTTAGACTACAGCAAACGACTAAATTTAATTGGAATGAAAGTGAGTCCCTTCATTTTAAAGCCACCTTCTATTCAAATTTTTAGAGACAAGACTAGGTGCCAGTTTTAATAAGGACAAAATTGAGTTTCAAGCCTATCGATTTTTGGGAGGGGGGAGGTACTAagtattgaattcaggggcactctaccactgagccatatccctagccctattttgtattttacttagagacagggtctcactgagttgcttagcacctcgcttctgctggctttaaactcacaatccttctgtctcagccttcctagctgctgggattagaggtgtgtgctgGTTTAAAAGATAGTTTTTGAGAAGGGCATTAACCCAGGTATTCTCAAACCTGGCGTGTGTATAGAAATATCAACACTTTGGCTTTATCCACAAGTGAATTTTCTCTTAAAACAATTTTCCCCCATTCTGAGTAATCAGGTATAACCAAGTTCAAGAAGCCCCAGTCTGGGTTGGTAGGACTGTGCCTTTCTGTGTATCTGGATAAACTGGAATATTCTATAGGAACTCGGACTTTTTCTCTACATATATCCTGAAGGAAGCAATTTTTCCCAGCACTGAATGGTTGTCAGGATTAGCCCCAGGGAATAGGGCCTAGTGTAAAGAGAATATGGTTCTTTTAATATAGGTTCCAAATTATAAGATTTTACTTATGAAAACAATGTTGAATATATGTAAGTCAATGTTAAAAAGTTTAGTATTAGGCACgtgtggtggtgcacaactaTAATTCCAGCTGCGGTGGAAGTTCACAAGTTTTCTATGTCAGCATGGGCAACTAAATGAACCCTGTCTCAAGAAGaggctggtgatatagctcagtggtagagcaactgtGGGTTTAGtcttcagtaccaaaaaagaaaaaattaatatttggAGCTAGTTTCATCATTGGTGAAGAAGCTCCAGTTctctcttttaaactttaatttttttaaataactcttGCTAGACTGTACAACTGAGAATAATTGACTGTTGCTTAGTCAGTGCTATGCCAGAACTGTTTATTTTTCCCCTGAAAATACATACTTGACTTATTCCTGTAGATTAAAATGCTTTTCTTTTTATACTCAAGCAGAACCAAGACCGAAAGCACAGAACATATGTTTATGTTCTTACAGTCACTGAAATATTAGAAGACTGGGAAGATTCTGTTAATATAGGTGAGTTCCTATTCTTTTTGCTCTCTGGTCTTCTGAATTATCTTAACTCTTTCCTGAAACATTGTTTAAGCTGTTTCTAAAAAGAGTTATTTGGGGGTGTGGAGGTAAAGGTCATTGTTAGTAGAGTGCAGCTTGCTATTTAAAATTGACTGTATAGTAACTGTTGTCATACTATTCTctaggaagaaagagagagtggTTCAAAGTAGAAGATGCAATCAAAGTTCTCCAGTGTCATAAACCTGTACATGCAGAGTATCTGGAAAAGCTAAAGCTGGGTTGCTCCCCAAGCAATGGAAATTCCACAGTACCTTCTCTTCCAGATAATAATGCCTTGTTTGTGACTGCCGCACAGACCTCGGGGTTGCCATCTAGTGTAAGATAGAGAGTTTGGGGAGGACCTCCCCGACAATGTGTGATCTCTTGGGGAGAGGCTTCTTCACTTTCCTTGGCAAACATCTGAATGATGCTCGCAAACTGTCTGAATTTGCCATGCAGGGATTTCAAACAATTTGCATGTTTTTCAGATGCTTTCaaatcttctttaaaaaaaaaaaagtgtaaaatattttaataagccAAAGCCATGTGGAATTTTTTTTAGATGCCTtaactgtgccccctcatgttatttttgtcatttttttcacagcatttttttagggtttttttgttttgatctGTCCATTTGGCATCAGTCTTTTATCAGATCAAATTACTTGTGGGTATGTTCCCCCTAAATTGTTTTCTCATTTGCAGCATTAATATAGTCAACAAATCTTTCTGTGGTGGGAATTAATGGGAAATATTCGTAGTATTAAAGAAATCCATCCATTCCAGAACTTGTTTCGTAGgataagaatttaaaatcataAATTGCACATTTGGACTGTCTCTGTATGGTCCTTAACTGTTTGGGCAAAGGACTTCAATTTGATATTTGGGGAATTTGTCAACTCTTCTCTAAATTTGCATAATTAGTATTATGTTGCTGTCAACCTGAAATGGCTATTTTCCCTAAAATTCAATAGTAATTTAACACAAAATATTACTCTATAGTGAGTTGGTGATTTTTACGGAAATACTGTTAGCAAAATGCATGATGTAGTAAATACATCTTATCATGAAGACAGTATTCACGGAATTTATTTAGCATGCTCAGTTGCCAATTCCCTTTGTCACTGATCTCTTACATAGAATATCTTGGAACCATATTTCCCTTAGTAAATTGCCCTTAAAACATTTTCAGTTTTAATTTAGATTTACCAAAAACCACAGGATTAGAATCCTTCAGGGCCAAGTCAGTGATGGCTGCACCACAGTGAAATACAAAGGCCACCTTGCTGTTCAGCTGCTGTGGGCTTAAGATTGTTAAGGCACCTTCAAATGTCTCATCTTTTTTAGGTTGTCAGTAATTACTGTTTGTCATAACTTTTGGGGCACTAAACACACCTgaactaaaaattatttcatcTTACCCTTTATACTCACTTTAAAATAATCAGGCATCCCATCTAAAACAAATAAGTACCTGGATTGAAACTCCTGCACTTCCCCCGACAAGGTCAGAAATAaggggagaggaaaaaaaaaaaacattgactaATGTTGGGAGAATGAAAAAAGATCACTTTTTCTTATAGACAATATTAGCCTTTTGTAAATATTGTAACTGGTGAGTATAAAGTAGAAAAGGTATAGTTAAAATATTTGCTCTCTATATAACTGCTagcctttaaaaatataattgctgCTAAAAATAGAGCTCTTATATTTCAGGAAAATTGGTGCCGTTTTGAAAATGAGATCTTGTGCCATTAAAGGCAGCTGAACTAAATATAAACATAGTTCACAAATTAATGCTGTCAACGGAAGGAGTAGAAAAACTTAACCAGTGACATTTTATCCTAAATTATGTAGTATAATCAAATGTGATCAttagaatttttatatttttctttgtacAGAGGTTATGTATTCTGagtgtttttaaaaaaggaaacatttTAAATCCCACAGATTTGTATCAATCACCAATggacttaagattttttttctcagtaaTCTCTGAAATTTGTTTAAATTATACACTTAACACAGCAGACAAACTGGATTGTTTTTGTATATAAGACTGCTTCCACCTGAAATGCTGTCAAGAGTACTTGGGGGGTTTATCTTGTACATGATATTCTTAGAGGTAATAATGCATGAACTTATTTTATAAACTCTTGGACGATGTATTTGACATGTAAAAAATGTACAGTATTAATGTCAACCATCTCTTTAGCCTATAAATATTGTTGTATAATTTTCTTTGGTCAGAAACATTTTGGTCTAAGTAGT includes:
- the Nudt4 gene encoding diphosphoinositol polyphosphate phosphohydrolase 2 isoform X2 yields the protein MMKFKPNQTRTYDREGFKKRAACLCFRSEQEDEVLLVSSSRYPDQWIVPGGGMEPEEEPGGAAVREVYEEAGVKGKLGRLLGIFENQDRKHRTYVYVLTVTEILEDWEDSVNIGRKREWFKVEDAIKVLQCHKPVHAEYLEKLKLGCSPSNGNSTVPSLPDNNALFVTAAQTSGLPSSVR
- the Nudt4 gene encoding diphosphoinositol polyphosphate phosphohydrolase 2 isoform X1; the protein is MMKFKPNQTRTYDREGFKKRAACLCFRSEQEDEVLLVSSSRYPDQWIVPGGGMEPEEEPGGAAVREVYEEAGVKGKLGRLLGIFEQNQDRKHRTYVYVLTVTEILEDWEDSVNIGRKREWFKVEDAIKVLQCHKPVHAEYLEKLKLGCSPSNGNSTVPSLPDNNALFVTAAQTSGLPSSVR